The following proteins are encoded in a genomic region of Mycobacterium kiyosense:
- the pknG gene encoding serine/threonine-protein kinase PknG, with translation MGKPVQEDELGEAVLEEEGSPGSQPASPPEDAQTGATARTGRPQATQALFRPDFDDDDDDDEFAFSLGSIDTQPQDRIAGATRALPAVRQLGGGLVEIPRVPDIDPLTALMKNPVVPESKRFCWNCGRPVGRSGPEEKGASEGWCPYCGSPYSFVPQLNPGDIVAGQYEVKGCIAHGGLGWVYLAVDHNVNDRPVVLKGLVHSGDAEAQAIAMAERQFLAEVVHPSIVQIFNFVEHNDKHGDPVGYIVMEYIGGQSLKRSRRNGKAQKLPVAEAIAYILEILPALSYLHSIGLVYNDLKPENIMLTEEQLKLIDLGAVSRINSFGYLYGTPGYQAPEIVRTGPTVATDIYTVGRTLAALTLNLRTRNGRYVDGLPDDDPVLAKYDSFGRLLRRAIDPDPRRRFATAEEMSGQLMGVLREVVAQDTGVPRPGLSTIFSPSRSTFGVDLLVAHTDVYLDGQVHSEKLTAKEIVTALSVPLVDPADVAAPVLQATVLSQPVQTLDSLRAARHGSLDADGADVSESVELPLMEVRALLDLGDVSKATRKLNDLAARVGWQWRLVWYRAVSELLTGDYESAIKDFTDVLDTFPGELAPKLALAATAELAGEPDEQKFYRTVWSTNDGVISAAFGLARSLSAAGDRDGAVQVLDEVPPTSRHFTTARLTSAVTLLSGRSQSEITEEQIRDAARRVEALPATEPRVLQIRALVLGGAMDWLQDNAAEKQPSTNHILGFPFTDHGLRLGVEASLRSLARVAPTQRHRYTLVDMANNVRPTSTF, from the coding sequence ATGGGCAAGCCGGTGCAGGAAGACGAACTGGGCGAAGCGGTTCTGGAGGAGGAGGGCTCCCCCGGTAGCCAGCCTGCCTCGCCGCCGGAGGACGCCCAGACGGGTGCGACGGCCAGGACGGGCCGGCCGCAGGCCACCCAGGCCCTGTTCCGGCCCGATTTCGACGACGACGATGACGACGACGAGTTCGCCTTCTCGCTGGGGTCGATAGACACGCAGCCGCAGGACCGGATCGCGGGCGCGACGCGCGCGTTGCCGGCGGTCCGGCAGCTCGGCGGCGGGTTGGTGGAGATTCCCCGGGTCCCCGACATCGATCCGCTCACCGCCCTGATGAAGAATCCGGTGGTCCCGGAATCCAAGCGGTTCTGCTGGAACTGCGGTCGCCCGGTGGGCCGGTCCGGTCCGGAGGAAAAGGGTGCCTCGGAAGGCTGGTGCCCGTACTGCGGTAGCCCGTATTCCTTTGTGCCACAACTGAATCCCGGCGATATCGTGGCCGGCCAGTACGAGGTCAAGGGTTGCATCGCGCACGGCGGGCTGGGCTGGGTCTACCTGGCCGTGGACCACAACGTCAACGACCGCCCGGTGGTGCTCAAAGGCCTGGTGCATTCCGGTGATGCCGAGGCGCAGGCCATCGCGATGGCGGAACGGCAGTTCCTGGCCGAGGTCGTGCACCCCTCGATCGTGCAGATCTTCAACTTCGTCGAGCACAACGACAAGCACGGCGATCCGGTCGGCTACATCGTCATGGAGTACATCGGCGGGCAGTCGCTCAAACGCAGCCGCAGAAACGGCAAAGCCCAGAAGCTGCCGGTCGCCGAGGCGATCGCCTACATCCTGGAAATCCTGCCCGCGCTGAGCTACCTGCATTCCATCGGCCTGGTCTACAACGACCTCAAGCCGGAGAACATCATGCTCACCGAGGAGCAGCTCAAGCTGATCGACCTCGGCGCGGTGTCGCGGATCAATTCGTTCGGCTACCTCTACGGCACACCTGGCTACCAGGCGCCCGAGATCGTGCGGACCGGCCCCACCGTCGCCACCGACATCTACACGGTGGGACGGACGCTGGCCGCGCTGACGCTGAATCTGCGCACCCGCAACGGCCGCTACGTGGACGGACTGCCCGACGACGACCCGGTGCTGGCCAAATACGACTCCTTCGGCCGGTTGCTGCGGCGCGCCATCGACCCCGACCCGCGGCGGCGGTTCGCCACCGCCGAGGAGATGTCCGGGCAGTTGATGGGCGTGCTGCGCGAAGTGGTCGCCCAGGACACCGGGGTGCCGCGGCCCGGGTTGTCGACGATCTTCAGCCCCAGTCGCTCCACGTTCGGGGTGGACCTGCTGGTCGCGCACACCGACGTGTACCTGGACGGCCAGGTGCACTCCGAGAAGCTGACCGCCAAGGAGATCGTCACGGCGCTGTCGGTGCCGCTGGTGGATCCGGCCGACGTGGCCGCACCGGTGTTGCAGGCCACCGTGCTGTCGCAGCCGGTGCAGACCCTGGATTCGCTGCGGGCGGCGCGACACGGCTCGCTGGACGCCGACGGGGCCGATGTCTCGGAGTCGGTGGAGCTGCCGCTGATGGAAGTGCGGGCGTTGCTGGACCTGGGCGATGTCAGCAAGGCCACCCGCAAGCTCAACGACCTGGCGGCCCGGGTGGGCTGGCAGTGGCGGCTGGTCTGGTACCGGGCGGTGTCGGAGTTGCTCACCGGCGACTACGAATCGGCGATCAAGGATTTCACCGATGTGCTGGACACTTTCCCCGGCGAGCTGGCGCCCAAACTGGCGCTGGCCGCGACCGCCGAGCTGGCCGGCGAACCCGACGAGCAGAAGTTCTACCGGACAGTGTGGAGCACCAACGACGGTGTGATCTCGGCGGCTTTCGGGTTGGCCCGGTCCCTCTCGGCGGCAGGCGACCGCGACGGCGCGGTACAGGTGCTCGACGAAGTACCGCCCACCTCAAGGCATTTCACCACGGCGCGGCTGACCAGCGCGGTGACCCTGCTGTCCGGCCGCTCGCAGAGCGAGATCACCGAGGAGCAGATCCGCGACGCCGCCCGACGGGTGGAGGCGTTGCCGGCCACCGAACCGCGGGTGTTGCAGATCAGGGCTTTGGTGCTGGGCGGCGCGATGGACTGGCTGCAGGACAACGCTGCTGAGAAGCAGCCCAGCACCAACCACATCCTGGGGTTTCCGTTCACCGACCACGGTTTGCGGTTGGGCGTGGAGGCCTCGCTGCGCAGTCTGGCCCGAGTGGCGCCCACCCAGCGGCATCGGTACACCCTGGTGGATATGGCCAACAACGTCCGGCCGACAAGTACGTTTTGA